From Myxococcus stipitatus, the proteins below share one genomic window:
- a CDS encoding DUF4139 domain-containing protein produces the protein MDTPLILPVVKVTLLEDRALVERRGEVPLVAGAQRLVISGLSPLAVDRSLQAKVAGGTVSQARIRRSRKPHRPEALREHRSELGRRVAELEQQEHRALTDVERLRARQTLLGTAHADVYRAIAEQAGAGKAATEVWKRQLDTVRREKEKVDAEARKAAHALEQLQRQLAQARAAEAGTQDTPPTLDVHAELELGHPAGGTTQVSVTYLVPCAAWRPAYRATLEPGANNTLAVRLECEAVVWQRTEEDWKDVELAFSTARPTLGASPPRLEEDWLWLRERTEREKQVVEVAVREEVIQTTGEGGTTRREQELPGMDDGGEPLTLAAPHKASVPPDGESHRVPLFHFSAPATSELLVAPEQSPLVHRVARFENTGPAVLLAGPVDLVRGSGHVGRSQLRFTGRGEHLRLGFGSEDSLRVARQAQWEEETSRLTSRKVKTHHVRLFVSNMGAQAAPVALEERIPVSEVDSVSVQLVKDATKPAPTRVSPDGIVRFELTAPPRSQQELTLVYTLTSSSKVAGL, from the coding sequence ATGGACACGCCCCTCATCCTCCCGGTGGTCAAGGTCACCCTCCTCGAGGACCGCGCCCTGGTGGAGCGGCGCGGCGAGGTGCCGCTCGTCGCGGGCGCCCAGCGCCTGGTCATCTCCGGCCTGTCGCCGCTCGCCGTGGACCGCTCGCTCCAGGCGAAGGTCGCGGGTGGCACGGTGTCCCAGGCGCGCATCCGCCGCTCGCGCAAGCCCCACCGCCCCGAGGCCCTGCGCGAGCACCGCTCGGAGCTGGGCCGCCGGGTGGCGGAGCTGGAGCAGCAGGAGCACCGGGCGCTCACGGACGTGGAGCGCCTTCGCGCGCGCCAGACGCTGCTGGGCACGGCGCACGCGGACGTCTATCGCGCCATCGCCGAGCAGGCCGGCGCAGGCAAGGCCGCCACCGAGGTCTGGAAGCGCCAGCTCGACACCGTCCGACGGGAGAAGGAGAAGGTCGACGCGGAGGCCCGCAAGGCCGCGCACGCGTTGGAGCAGCTCCAGCGGCAGCTCGCCCAGGCGCGCGCCGCCGAGGCGGGGACGCAGGACACGCCACCGACGCTCGACGTGCACGCCGAGTTGGAGCTGGGCCATCCCGCGGGGGGAACGACGCAGGTGAGCGTCACCTACCTGGTGCCCTGCGCCGCCTGGCGCCCGGCCTACCGCGCGACGCTCGAGCCCGGCGCCAACAACACCCTCGCGGTGAGGCTGGAGTGCGAGGCCGTCGTGTGGCAGCGCACCGAGGAGGACTGGAAGGACGTGGAGCTGGCCTTCTCCACCGCGCGCCCCACGCTGGGCGCCAGCCCTCCGCGCCTCGAGGAGGACTGGTTGTGGCTGCGCGAGCGGACGGAGCGAGAGAAGCAGGTGGTGGAGGTGGCCGTCCGCGAGGAGGTCATCCAGACGACGGGCGAGGGCGGCACGACGCGGCGTGAGCAGGAGCTGCCCGGCATGGACGACGGCGGAGAGCCCCTGACGCTGGCGGCGCCCCACAAGGCCAGCGTGCCGCCGGACGGCGAGTCCCACCGCGTCCCCCTGTTCCACTTCAGCGCGCCCGCGACCTCCGAGCTGCTGGTCGCGCCGGAGCAGTCGCCCCTCGTCCACCGCGTGGCCCGCTTCGAGAACACGGGGCCGGCGGTGTTGCTCGCGGGGCCGGTGGACCTGGTGCGAGGCAGCGGCCACGTGGGGCGCTCGCAGCTGCGCTTCACGGGCCGGGGCGAGCACTTGCGGTTGGGCTTCGGCAGCGAGGACTCGCTGCGCGTGGCCCGGCAGGCCCAGTGGGAGGAGGAGACGAGCCGCCTCACCAGCCGCAAGGTGAAGACGCACCACGTGCGGCTGTTCGTCTCGAACATGGGGGCGCAGGCCGCGCCCGTGGCGCTGGAGGAGCGCATCCCCGTCTCGGAGGTCGACTCGGTGAGCGTCCAGCTCGTGAAGGACGCCACGAAGCCCGCTCCGACGCGCGTGAGCCCGGACGGCATCGTCCGCTTCGAGCTGACCGCGCCGCCCCGCTCGCAGCAGGAGCTGACGCTCGTCTACACGCTGACGTCGTCGTCGAAGGTCGCCGGGCTCTGA
- a CDS encoding DUF692 domain-containing protein: MSIPGLQGVGIGWRRELAHVIDRMPDLGFVEVLAEHLPASGPLPSPLLRLRERGVPIVLHAVSLGLGAAERPSEQRLDGLARLAERLGAVCVSEHLAFVRAAGIESGHLLPVPRSALMLEVLEENIQLAQAALPVPLALENVASLFEWPDPAFTEAELLGAVLTRTRASLLLDVANLYSHVLNHGTDAEAVLDVVPRDRLAYVHVAGGIRHGALYHDTHAHPVPEGPLALLEALAARLGPVPVMLERDDHFPPEDVLLAELASMRDAVARGAAPRPLTSEPRP; this comes from the coding sequence GTGAGCATCCCCGGCCTCCAGGGTGTCGGCATCGGGTGGCGTCGCGAGCTGGCCCACGTCATCGACCGGATGCCCGACCTGGGCTTCGTCGAGGTGCTCGCCGAGCACCTGCCCGCGTCGGGTCCCCTCCCCTCGCCGCTGCTGCGACTGCGCGAGCGCGGCGTCCCCATCGTGCTGCACGCCGTCTCGCTGGGGCTGGGGGCCGCGGAGCGCCCATCGGAGCAACGCCTGGACGGGCTCGCGCGGCTGGCGGAGCGGCTGGGCGCGGTGTGCGTCAGCGAGCACCTGGCCTTCGTCCGCGCGGCGGGCATCGAGTCCGGTCACCTGCTGCCAGTCCCCCGTTCGGCCCTCATGCTGGAGGTCCTGGAGGAGAACATCCAGCTCGCCCAGGCGGCGCTGCCGGTCCCCCTCGCGCTGGAGAACGTGGCGTCCCTCTTCGAGTGGCCCGACCCTGCCTTCACGGAGGCGGAGCTGCTCGGGGCCGTGCTCACCCGGACGCGCGCGTCGCTGCTGCTCGACGTGGCCAACCTCTACTCCCACGTGCTCAACCACGGGACGGACGCGGAGGCGGTGCTCGACGTCGTCCCCCGGGACCGCCTCGCCTATGTCCATGTCGCGGGGGGCATCCGCCACGGCGCGCTCTACCACGACACCCACGCGCACCCGGTGCCCGAGGGCCCCCTGGCGCTGCTCGAGGCGCTCGCCGCGAGGCTGGGGCCCGTGCCGGTGATGCTGGAGCGCGACGACCACTTCCCTCCAGAAGACGTCCTCCTCGCCGAGCTGGCTTCGATGCGTGACGCCGTCGCGCGCGGCGCCGCGCCGCGACCTCTCACCAGCGAGCCCCGGCCATGA
- a CDS encoding TIGR04222 domain-containing membrane protein, translated as MNPTHGVSGPEFLFFAGGGLVACMGVGALMNRLLRNGHAHGLHQDDDLPRRPDPYLVATLAGRSAVIETALARLLHQGAIRLDPGRLETDANLPPDAPRIERAVYKAVSQGVYETAKLAREAAPAIEALKEPLVERGWLLGADRAFFSRWLPALPLMILMLAMFARLLQGFARDKPIGYLAVLLLVSVGLLLFRVRPTWRTLRGDTVLARFRDQQEPVKMASLTASGTGALDINDLGVSVGLYGLGAVALADFQALDRQLNVHAGSTGSSSDGGGGSCGGGSCGGGCGGGCGGCS; from the coding sequence ATGAATCCAACGCACGGCGTCTCGGGTCCGGAGTTCTTGTTCTTCGCGGGCGGCGGCCTCGTGGCCTGCATGGGAGTCGGAGCCCTGATGAACCGGCTCCTCCGCAATGGCCACGCGCATGGGCTGCACCAGGACGACGACCTGCCCCGGAGGCCCGACCCCTACCTGGTGGCGACGCTCGCGGGTCGCTCGGCCGTCATCGAGACGGCTCTCGCGCGGCTGCTCCACCAGGGCGCCATCCGGCTCGACCCGGGGCGCCTCGAGACGGACGCGAACCTCCCGCCCGACGCCCCGCGCATCGAGCGCGCCGTGTACAAGGCCGTCAGCCAGGGCGTCTACGAGACCGCGAAGCTGGCGCGCGAGGCCGCGCCCGCCATCGAGGCGCTCAAGGAGCCCCTGGTGGAGCGCGGCTGGCTCCTCGGCGCGGACCGGGCCTTCTTCTCCCGGTGGCTTCCCGCCCTGCCGCTCATGATCCTGATGCTGGCGATGTTCGCGCGGCTGCTCCAGGGCTTCGCGCGAGACAAGCCCATCGGCTACCTCGCGGTGCTCCTCCTGGTCTCCGTGGGGCTCCTCTTGTTCCGGGTCCGACCGACCTGGCGGACCCTCCGTGGCGACACCGTCCTCGCGAGGTTCCGCGACCAGCAGGAGCCGGTGAAGATGGCATCGCTGACCGCCAGCGGGACGGGGGCGCTCGACATCAACGACCTGGGCGTCTCGGTGGGCCTCTATGGCCTGGGCGCGGTGGCCCTCGCGGACTTCCAGGCGCTGGACCGGCAACTCAACGTGCACGCCGGCAGCACGGGCTCCTCGAGTGACGGAGGCGGAGGGAGCTGTGGCGGCGGAAGCTGCGGCGGAGGCTGCGGGGGTGGCTGCGGAGGCTGCTCGTGA
- a CDS encoding DUF4139 domain-containing protein yields MLVVPSMLDAVTVYAEGALCTRLATLRLEDDRVPNEVRINGLPLSLRPGTLRAFVRQGPPGLQVRDLRATFDVQLPPEVDVPHEHRALEESIARLADVQARLEEVQRELQTLGNLEPEFPPKKKDAPDPHEAPVEALLALASFVDSELAALHARRLDLERQRRDALDDVQVRRQRIHEASSSVRGERARVYRAAVLRLSGNPWPREQPALIALEYAVPGARWVPTYDLRLPRTLEEGTLRMRASVLQRTGEDWSDVKLSVSTASLDRKAEVPELKALRIGRRQPPPPRSGWREPPAGLDELFSGFDALHAPPPPPPPPIPPPPLPAAPMPVMAAPLEDLDDEMEELEEEGREALVLKAHTASYGGSPARKPQPPGNAPRAAALSASMPASESRKKRSGGGVRASASAASSRRASRVSKETRNLEEPEAPLDEALDEARGGGMAHELAPEPVDLPGSVEPTDALLDYDRLELASAEDKAHRGRLRPRPAHVTREVLALQALHIQVDILTLIAVCEREVSTIWSAPLPTWGVPPRDSAMHFDARFDVECRADVPSDATWHTLPVLVVPMGISAEYVCVPSVESRAFRTVRLENRTPYPLLAGPVDVTLGDEFLMTSPLPTLPPGATQRLGLGVEESIKVARNTRFDEVAGGLFNSTTLTHQVSVELANRLHNRVLIEVCERVPAVPNGAEKEIKVEEAEIAPAWQKRTPLPGEQPVEGERAWRVVLQPGEAQTLRATWTVKIPANKMLNGGNRRT; encoded by the coding sequence ATGCTCGTCGTGCCATCCATGTTGGACGCCGTCACCGTCTACGCGGAGGGGGCGCTGTGTACGCGCCTGGCCACGCTCCGGCTCGAGGACGACCGCGTCCCCAACGAGGTCCGCATCAACGGGCTGCCGCTCTCGCTGCGGCCCGGCACCCTGCGCGCCTTCGTGCGACAAGGGCCTCCGGGACTCCAGGTCAGGGACCTGCGCGCCACGTTCGACGTGCAGCTGCCCCCCGAGGTGGACGTCCCCCACGAGCACCGCGCCCTGGAGGAATCCATCGCACGACTGGCGGACGTGCAGGCGCGGTTGGAGGAGGTCCAGCGCGAGCTGCAGACACTCGGGAACCTGGAGCCCGAGTTCCCCCCGAAGAAGAAGGACGCGCCGGATCCCCACGAGGCGCCGGTCGAGGCGCTCCTCGCGCTGGCCTCGTTCGTGGATTCGGAGCTCGCGGCGCTGCACGCGCGCCGGCTGGACCTGGAGCGACAGCGGAGGGACGCCCTGGACGATGTCCAGGTGCGCCGCCAGCGCATCCACGAGGCGTCCTCCTCCGTGCGAGGCGAGCGCGCCCGGGTGTACCGCGCGGCCGTGTTGCGGCTGTCCGGCAATCCCTGGCCCCGCGAGCAGCCCGCGCTCATCGCGCTGGAATACGCCGTCCCCGGGGCGCGCTGGGTGCCGACCTACGACCTGCGCCTGCCGCGAACGCTGGAGGAAGGCACGCTGCGCATGCGCGCGTCCGTGCTCCAGCGCACCGGCGAGGACTGGTCGGACGTGAAGCTCTCCGTCTCCACCGCCTCGCTCGACCGCAAGGCGGAGGTGCCGGAGCTGAAGGCCCTGCGCATCGGGCGACGGCAACCGCCGCCTCCTCGCTCCGGGTGGCGCGAGCCTCCCGCCGGCCTGGACGAGCTGTTCTCCGGCTTCGATGCCCTCCACGCGCCACCTCCACCACCGCCCCCGCCCATCCCTCCGCCGCCCCTCCCGGCGGCCCCCATGCCGGTCATGGCCGCGCCGCTCGAGGACTTGGACGACGAAATGGAGGAGCTCGAGGAGGAGGGCCGGGAAGCTCTCGTCCTCAAGGCCCACACCGCGTCGTACGGAGGAAGCCCGGCTCGCAAGCCCCAGCCTCCGGGCAACGCGCCGCGCGCGGCCGCTCTGAGCGCCTCGATGCCAGCCTCGGAGTCCCGCAAGAAGCGCTCCGGGGGAGGCGTCCGGGCCTCCGCGAGCGCCGCCTCGTCCCGCCGCGCCAGCAGGGTGTCCAAGGAAACGAGGAACCTGGAGGAGCCCGAGGCGCCCCTGGACGAGGCCCTCGACGAGGCCCGGGGCGGGGGCATGGCCCACGAGCTCGCCCCCGAGCCCGTCGACCTGCCCGGGAGCGTGGAGCCCACGGACGCGCTGCTCGACTACGACCGGCTGGAGCTGGCCTCCGCGGAGGACAAGGCACACCGGGGACGTCTGCGCCCCCGGCCCGCGCACGTCACCCGCGAGGTGCTCGCCCTGCAGGCCCTCCACATCCAGGTGGACATCCTGACGCTCATCGCCGTGTGCGAGCGGGAGGTCTCCACCATCTGGAGCGCGCCCCTGCCCACCTGGGGCGTCCCGCCGCGTGACTCGGCGATGCACTTCGACGCGCGCTTCGACGTGGAGTGCCGCGCGGACGTCCCGTCGGACGCGACGTGGCACACGCTGCCGGTCCTCGTCGTCCCCATGGGCATCTCCGCCGAATACGTCTGTGTCCCGTCCGTGGAGTCCCGCGCCTTCCGCACGGTGCGGCTGGAGAATCGGACGCCCTACCCGCTGCTCGCGGGGCCGGTGGACGTCACGCTCGGCGACGAGTTCCTCATGACGTCGCCGCTGCCCACCCTGCCACCCGGCGCCACGCAGCGGCTGGGCCTGGGCGTGGAGGAGTCCATCAAGGTCGCGCGCAACACGCGCTTCGACGAGGTCGCCGGTGGCCTCTTCAACTCGACGACGCTGACGCACCAGGTGTCCGTGGAGCTGGCCAACCGGCTCCACAATCGCGTGCTCATCGAGGTCTGCGAGCGGGTCCCCGCCGTTCCGAATGGCGCGGAGAAGGAGATCAAGGTGGAGGAGGCGGAGATTGCTCCGGCCTGGCAGAAGCGCACGCCGCTCCCAGGGGAGCAGCCGGTGGAGGGCGAGCGGGCCTGGCGCGTGGTGCTCCAGCCGGGTGAGGCGCAGACGCTGCGCGCGACGTGGACCGTGAAGATTCCCGCCAACAAGATGCTCAACGGCGGCAACCGGAGGACCTGA
- a CDS encoding transporter substrate-binding domain-containing protein, with amino-acid sequence MKPSSWTASSRGLLRAALLVSIVTACKQEPPAPPPAPPAPVASAELEDPPFPEQLLPPVAVPPGQVEEPPPPPPAPPFTGDLPALRERGVLRVLVEGTDEASLPRQVTPRSQERVLLERFAQRHGMTVEFLSVERFDQLVPLLREGRGDIIAADVTVTAERSKEVAFTRPLARVSEVLVGKRGAPDLPRSPEALAGRVVHVRASSTFAASLAALAKEKAPGLVVEAVPESIEPEELAWEVSRGERPLTVLDSHLLASIETYNPDVEALFPIAEGRGLAWAVRLENPALRAALDGFLIERALTDHREQVFTGDLDGVRKRGVLRVLTRNSPVTYFLHRGEQAGFDYQMAKLAADALKVRLEVVVPPTYEELLTWLEEGRGDVVAAALTVTPERQQRVAFTTPYLFVDEVLVQKTGAERPASLADLKGRAIHLRRSSSHFAPLTALKARHGFDIVEEPEDMDTETLIDRVARGEIPFTVTDSHILAAERVYRDDVEAALTIPGEGTPAGKDGHHGIAFAVRKGNVKLRAFLDGFVRKTYRGMEYNLARRRYFEGHREQAPATMDAAAGTISPYDPLVRSYSARYGLDWRLMVAQMFQESRFDPKARSFVGARGLFQVMPATGVELGFRELEDPEQGIHAGVKYMHQLIGRIAPEIPFKQRLRFALASYNAGLGHILDARRLAREQGLDPNRWFGHVEKAMLMLEKPAHYRRARHGYCRGSEPVKYVSEIQTRYGNYVEVIPH; translated from the coding sequence ATGAAGCCGTCGTCCTGGACCGCATCGTCGCGTGGGCTGCTCCGCGCCGCGCTGCTCGTGAGCATCGTCACCGCCTGCAAGCAGGAGCCCCCGGCGCCGCCGCCGGCTCCTCCCGCGCCGGTCGCCTCCGCGGAGCTCGAGGACCCGCCGTTCCCCGAGCAGCTCCTGCCTCCCGTGGCGGTGCCTCCGGGACAGGTCGAGGAGCCGCCCCCGCCTCCCCCGGCGCCGCCTTTCACCGGGGACCTGCCCGCGCTGCGTGAGCGTGGAGTCCTGCGGGTGCTCGTCGAGGGCACGGACGAGGCTTCGTTGCCGCGCCAGGTCACACCCCGCTCGCAGGAGCGGGTGCTCCTGGAGCGCTTCGCCCAGCGGCACGGCATGACGGTGGAGTTCCTCTCCGTCGAGCGGTTCGACCAGCTCGTCCCACTGCTACGCGAGGGGCGCGGAGACATCATCGCCGCGGACGTGACGGTGACTGCCGAACGGAGCAAGGAGGTCGCGTTCACCCGCCCGCTGGCCCGGGTGAGCGAGGTGCTGGTCGGCAAGCGCGGCGCGCCCGACCTTCCTCGCTCGCCGGAGGCGCTCGCTGGCCGCGTGGTGCATGTCCGCGCCAGCTCCACCTTCGCGGCGTCACTCGCCGCCCTGGCGAAGGAGAAGGCTCCGGGGCTCGTCGTGGAGGCCGTGCCCGAATCCATCGAGCCGGAGGAGCTGGCATGGGAGGTCTCCCGGGGCGAGCGCCCGCTGACCGTGCTGGACAGCCACCTGCTGGCCTCCATCGAGACCTACAACCCGGACGTGGAGGCGCTGTTCCCCATCGCGGAGGGCCGTGGCCTCGCCTGGGCCGTCCGCCTGGAGAACCCCGCGCTGCGCGCCGCGCTGGATGGCTTCCTCATCGAGCGCGCGCTCACCGACCACCGTGAGCAGGTCTTCACCGGGGACCTCGACGGCGTCCGCAAGCGCGGCGTCTTGCGCGTGCTCACCCGCAACAGCCCCGTCACGTACTTCCTGCATCGCGGCGAGCAGGCGGGCTTCGACTACCAGATGGCGAAGCTGGCCGCGGACGCGCTCAAGGTCCGCCTGGAGGTCGTGGTGCCGCCCACCTACGAGGAACTGCTCACGTGGCTCGAGGAGGGGCGGGGGGACGTCGTCGCCGCCGCGCTCACCGTCACGCCCGAGCGCCAGCAGCGTGTCGCCTTCACCACGCCCTATCTCTTCGTGGACGAAGTGCTGGTGCAGAAGACGGGCGCCGAGCGCCCCGCGTCGCTCGCGGACCTGAAGGGCCGGGCCATCCACCTGCGTCGCTCCTCCAGTCACTTCGCGCCGCTGACCGCGCTGAAGGCGCGCCATGGCTTCGACATCGTCGAGGAGCCGGAGGACATGGACACCGAGACACTCATCGACCGCGTGGCCCGTGGCGAGATTCCCTTCACCGTGACGGACAGCCACATCCTCGCCGCCGAGCGCGTCTACCGGGACGACGTCGAGGCCGCCCTCACGATTCCGGGCGAGGGCACGCCGGCCGGGAAGGACGGACACCACGGCATCGCCTTCGCGGTGCGCAAGGGCAACGTGAAGCTGCGCGCGTTCCTCGACGGCTTCGTGCGCAAGACGTACCGGGGCATGGAGTACAACCTGGCCCGTCGTCGCTACTTCGAGGGCCACCGGGAGCAGGCGCCCGCGACGATGGACGCGGCGGCGGGCACCATCTCTCCCTATGACCCGCTGGTGCGTTCGTACTCGGCGCGCTACGGCCTGGACTGGCGGCTGATGGTCGCGCAGATGTTCCAGGAGAGCCGCTTCGACCCGAAGGCGCGCAGCTTTGTGGGCGCGCGAGGCCTCTTCCAGGTGATGCCCGCGACCGGCGTCGAGCTGGGCTTCCGCGAACTGGAGGACCCGGAGCAGGGCATCCACGCGGGCGTGAAGTACATGCACCAGCTCATCGGTCGCATCGCGCCCGAGATTCCCTTCAAGCAGCGCCTGCGCTTCGCGCTCGCGTCGTACAACGCCGGGCTCGGCCACATCCTCGACGCCCGGCGACTGGCGCGCGAGCAGGGCCTGGACCCCAACCGCTGGTTCGGCCACGTGGAGAAGGCCATGCTGATGCTCGAGAAGCCGGCGCACTACCGGCGCGCGCGACATGGCTACTGCCGGGGCTCGGAGCCGGTGAAGTACGTGTCGGAGATCCAGACCCGGTACGGCAACTACGTCGAGGTCATCCCCCACTGA
- a CDS encoding HD domain-containing protein, whose amino-acid sequence MKTKAPPPIHLLAGRATLPLIETYFELNHLKHLFRQGWLRVGVGPERCESVAEHSLFVALLILFIADTWFPTVDASRAVRIALLHDLGEAYVGDLTPHDGVAREDKHALERRAMERLVGKLPRGAEYLSLWDEYEQGTSLEARLVKQVDRLEMGLQACVYENQGQGDLSEFFASVDKALEAPALRALLVELESLRPD is encoded by the coding sequence ATGAAGACGAAGGCCCCACCGCCCATCCACCTGCTCGCGGGGCGCGCGACGCTCCCGCTCATCGAGACGTACTTCGAGCTGAACCACCTCAAGCACCTCTTCCGTCAGGGGTGGCTGCGCGTGGGCGTGGGGCCGGAGCGATGCGAGAGCGTCGCGGAGCATTCGCTCTTCGTCGCGCTGCTGATCCTGTTCATCGCGGACACCTGGTTCCCGACGGTCGATGCGTCCCGCGCCGTGCGCATCGCCCTGCTCCACGACCTGGGCGAGGCCTACGTGGGAGACCTCACGCCTCACGACGGCGTGGCCCGGGAGGACAAGCACGCCCTGGAGCGACGCGCGATGGAGCGGCTGGTGGGCAAGCTCCCTCGCGGCGCGGAGTACCTGTCCCTGTGGGACGAATACGAGCAGGGCACGTCCCTCGAGGCCCGCCTCGTGAAACAGGTGGATCGACTGGAGATGGGGCTCCAGGCGTGCGTCTACGAGAACCAGGGCCAGGGAGACCTCTCGGAGTTCTTCGCCTCGGTCGACAAGGCCCTGGAGGCGCCAGCGCTGCGAGCGCTCCTCGTGGAGCTGGAGTCGTTGCGGCCCGACTGA
- a CDS encoding serine/threonine protein kinase, translating into MATPQTPPACSKCGAALSSGVLSGACPRCLLTAAMAGPERSPSGNTLHALLPPTTSRLPVRFGDYELLERIARGGMGVVFKARDLKLQRLVALKMIVDGELATEVDVHRFRAEAEAAALLDHPNIVPIHEVGEHDGHHYFTMRLMEGGSLADHMERLRAEPRRAAELMAAVARAVHHGHQRGILHRDLKPPNILLDTEGRPHVGDFGVARRIAQEGLTQTGSVVGTPAYMAPEQAAGRVRSLTTAADIYSLGAILYELVAGRPPFEGDTAAHILRQVAEQEPAPLRLVAPRVDRDLETVCHKCLEKNPSRRYGSAAELALELERYARGEPIVTRRPGRAGRTWRWFRRHPVLAGAITVVAWFLVSMTAGALHVALGQMRERRGEVLAANTHAALTAAGAVLYQLDTYRTAVEWAAQTPLVADGLRQDDTDGLHQFLYVMDHTAPPRHGLRLPDGKSPFTVWLVLDRHGVVRGRWPRSDALVLGQSHAWRDYFVGAERAARAKTTTAYVSRGFESVVDGQHLFAISAPILDANGEWLGVLVAMSRTGPTLGSLRLDAPDEHEPHVVLVAPQDAPRGGSIPVLESDLMVMVHPRLSPGQTRLLDAPTTQRVREALRLAPRPGLENPQFPTRDQVVRSDAHVDALAPDEGPWLAAYVPVGSTNYVVIVQTRDDAILAPTRTLLGRLALWSGLPALAGGGLLTLLLTLLQRRARG; encoded by the coding sequence ATGGCCACACCCCAGACGCCTCCGGCCTGCTCGAAGTGTGGCGCCGCGCTCTCCAGCGGCGTGTTGTCCGGCGCCTGTCCCCGGTGCCTGCTGACGGCCGCGATGGCGGGGCCGGAGCGGTCGCCCTCCGGCAACACGCTGCACGCGCTGCTGCCGCCGACCACGTCCCGGCTGCCCGTGCGCTTCGGCGACTACGAGCTCCTGGAGCGCATCGCGCGCGGAGGGATGGGCGTCGTCTTCAAGGCCCGCGACCTGAAGCTCCAACGGCTGGTGGCGTTGAAGATGATCGTCGACGGCGAGCTGGCGACGGAGGTGGACGTCCACCGCTTCCGCGCCGAGGCGGAGGCCGCCGCGCTCCTGGACCACCCGAACATCGTCCCCATCCACGAGGTCGGTGAGCACGACGGGCATCACTACTTCACCATGCGCCTCATGGAGGGCGGCAGCCTCGCCGACCACATGGAGCGCCTTCGCGCGGAGCCCCGGAGGGCCGCGGAGCTGATGGCCGCCGTCGCGCGCGCCGTCCATCACGGCCACCAGCGCGGCATCCTCCATCGGGACCTGAAGCCCCCCAACATCCTGCTGGACACGGAGGGACGTCCACACGTCGGTGACTTCGGAGTCGCCCGGCGCATCGCCCAGGAGGGCCTCACGCAGACGGGCTCCGTGGTGGGGACGCCCGCGTACATGGCGCCGGAGCAGGCCGCGGGCCGCGTCCGGAGCCTCACCACCGCCGCGGACATCTACAGCCTGGGCGCCATCCTCTACGAGCTCGTCGCAGGTCGCCCCCCCTTCGAGGGCGACACCGCGGCGCACATCCTCCGGCAGGTCGCGGAGCAGGAGCCGGCGCCGCTGCGCCTCGTCGCGCCGCGCGTGGACCGCGACCTGGAGACCGTCTGCCACAAATGCCTGGAGAAGAACCCGTCGCGCAGGTACGGCTCCGCGGCGGAGCTGGCACTCGAGCTGGAGCGCTACGCGCGGGGCGAGCCCATCGTCACGCGGCGCCCGGGCCGCGCCGGCCGCACCTGGCGCTGGTTCCGTCGCCACCCCGTCCTCGCGGGCGCGATCACCGTGGTGGCGTGGTTCCTCGTGTCCATGACGGCCGGTGCGCTCCACGTCGCGCTGGGACAGATGCGCGAGCGACGCGGCGAGGTCCTGGCGGCGAACACGCACGCGGCGCTCACGGCCGCGGGCGCGGTGCTCTACCAGCTCGACACATACCGCACCGCCGTCGAATGGGCGGCACAGACGCCCCTGGTCGCGGACGGCCTGCGCCAGGACGACACGGACGGGCTGCACCAGTTCCTGTACGTCATGGACCACACGGCCCCTCCCCGCCACGGCCTGCGGCTGCCCGACGGGAAGTCGCCGTTCACGGTGTGGCTGGTGCTGGATCGCCACGGCGTGGTGCGCGGACGCTGGCCGCGCTCGGACGCGCTGGTGCTGGGCCAGAGCCACGCGTGGCGCGACTACTTCGTCGGAGCGGAGCGAGCCGCGCGCGCGAAGACGACGACCGCGTATGTCTCCCGAGGCTTCGAGTCGGTGGTGGACGGACAGCACCTCTTCGCCATCTCCGCGCCCATCCTCGACGCGAACGGGGAGTGGCTCGGCGTCCTCGTCGCCATGTCCCGGACGGGCCCGACGCTGGGGAGCCTGCGACTCGACGCGCCCGACGAGCACGAGCCCCACGTCGTCCTCGTCGCCCCCCAGGACGCGCCGCGCGGCGGCAGCATCCCGGTCCTGGAGAGCGACCTGATGGTCATGGTCCATCCACGCCTGTCCCCCGGCCAGACGCGGCTGCTCGACGCGCCGACGACCCAGCGCGTGCGCGAAGCGCTCCGGCTCGCGCCCCGCCCCGGCCTGGAGAACCCCCAGTTCCCCACCCGCGACCAGGTCGTCCGCAGCGACGCGCACGTCGATGCCCTGGCGCCCGACGAGGGCCCGTGGCTGGCCGCCTACGTCCCCGTGGGCAGCACGAACTACGTCGTCATCGTCCAGACCCGCGACGACGCCATCCTCGCCCCCACGCGGACACTGCTGGGCCGGCTCGCCCTCTGGAGCGGCCTCCCCGCCCTGGCCGGTGGCGGTCTGCTCACCCTCCTGCTCACCCTGCTCCAGCGCAGGGCCCGGGGTTGA